From the Theropithecus gelada isolate Dixy chromosome 16, Tgel_1.0, whole genome shotgun sequence genome, the window CTTGCTTCTTGAGATATGCGCCATTTCCCCCTTTCCAGCCCCTTTCTCTGATCCCCGCTGTGTTTGAGCAGGGGAAGCCCAGGCCAGCCGCCCAAAGTCAGGTGAGTCCTTTCCCTGACCCTGGCTCGCTGATGGTGATAAAATAAgtgtatttgttctttttggaTCAGGGATTAACATATACGCCAACAAAAAGGTTGATAGTTACTGTACAAAGGAAGAAAGTGGAGTCTCCTGCTCCCATGTCCCACACCTGACCCCTCCCACCCCTCTAGATGCAAAAAACTCCTTCATGTCCAAGACGTTCTCGTCATCTTTTCTCCACCTGGAAACCAAGAGCAAGACACAGCACCAGGTAAACAACTGTAGTTAGGGCAGAGGACGGGGCAAGGGGACACCCCTCTCAGGTTTCATCGTGGACCAGGAAGCATCTGGTGAACCCCAAAATCCTTCTTGAGCCCCACTTCCCCAACCAACTACTAAACAGAGAAGGGCCAGAGGGAGCGGGGGCCTTCTCAGTCCTTCATCTGTTTCCCAAATTAGTCGGCGTCCTCCAGCCTAATAACACTGTTTCTGTTCCTTTCATCGTGTCATCTTCTCAGTTGGGAAAATAGTTATAAAACTggccttcagtttccttatcaaaGGGAGAAGGGGCCCCAGCAGGAGAGGAGCTGTCACCACTGGAAGGATAGGGGGACACGCGCCTCCTCTTAGAGTCTCCTTCGCCCAGTCCTGAATCACTGGATTCCGGCCGGATGGGGGCGATCTCAGTCCACACCAAGGGGGGACCCTGGTCCTCTGGTCCCCGTCCCTCTGAGCCTCCAGGGCTGGGTTCCATGGGCAGAGTCCGCATGGGGCGGAACCAGCTGGCCGGGCCCATCTTGGGAGGGTACTGGGGGGCCACAGGCCAGCCAGCTCCGGGTGCCAGGACCTCCTGGCCTCGGTAGTAGGACATGGTGGGCCCAGGGGCAGAGGGCAGGAATGCAGGCTTCATGCTGACTGCTCGAAACTCAGCCTCATAGCTGTGGTCCCGGGGGGCCCCCAGCCAGTAAGGCTGGGGAACCACATCCTTCGCCTGGCCAGGAAGGTCGGGGTAGAAGCGGCTGGGAACAGGATACTGGTTGGGTAGGAGAGGAGAGTAGTGATCTCCCCCAAGGAATTGACAGTTGGGTCCAGGTGGGGAGGGGATGCTGTTGTCAACAGATGCGTACATGCTAGAAGAAAATAGAAGGCAAGAAAACGGGTCACAAGCAGAACCAGTCACCTGTGAGCCTACCTGTTTCACACATTCCTTCCCTGCCCCTCCTTCCCTGGCCTGCCCACCTCTAGCACCTGCCCCCACTCTCCTGTTctcaggggcagggagaggatgTGTCTCAGGAGGGACCAAAGCTGAGTTGAACCCAGTGGCACTTACGACTCAAAGTTCTCCCGGAATCCTTTGGCAAAGGGGTTATTATCAATTTTCAGCTGAGTAATCTAGAGAGAAGGGAAATGGAGTTACCTGAGTCCTGAGTCTGGGGTTCGGGAACTTTCCAAATCCCTCCCAAGGAAGACAGTGGGCCCCACTCTGCCCTCCTTCCCACCGGGGCTCAGGCAGCCCTCACCTCGGCATTCTGGTAGGCAGTCACGGCAATGAACTGGGTTTCTTGGAAAGTAAAGATATGCGTGTTGGAAGCATTGCAGGCTGCCTCTGGTTCTCCGTCATTCACCTCAACGATATGCAGCCGGGGCTGGTACTTATGGAGGGACTGGAGCACAATCATCtgtagacagagtgagacagttgTAGGGGTGTGGAGGAGGGACTTCAAGGATCCCATCACCCCCACCAACAGCTGGCCCCACATGAGGCTAGCAAACACCCTGAGGTCATCCTGTCCATTCCCCTGCCCTACCACCATGTAACTTCCCCCAAGCTTTCCAACTCCAGTGTCCGGACTCTTTGGGGCACCAATTCTAGTCTCTTGCCCCCTCTTCTACCTCCAGATGTCAATTGAGACCAAGGTATCAGCACAAACAGGGCTTTTAGGGCAAgggcacttttttttcttttttctttttctttttttttttttttgacatggagcctctttgtcacctaggctggagtgcagtggcatgatctcagctcaatgcaacctctgcctcccaggttcaagcaattctcctgcctcagcttcctgagtagctgggattacaggcgcccaccaccacacttggctaaattttgtatttttaatagagacggggttttatcatcttggccaggctggtcttgaactcctgacctcgtgatccacccacctcagcctcccaaagtgctgggattatgggcgtgagccaccacacccagccagcaagGGCACTTTTAACAGGATTGTTCAACCTAGAGAAACTCGGCATCTATTCCCTGGGACCACAGGGCCAAACTCTGTGCCTTTCATGGTGCTGGAGCAAAATGGCAACTCATGATTTGGTGAAGAAACCCTGAGGCTGGGTTGGCCTGTGTGGTCCGAATATGACCCCTGTCCAAGATTCAGCTTCATCCCATCTCATCTTCCTCCCAAGGTGGGTGAGAAACAGCCAGAgtttaggaaggaagaaaaatgaccCTTCCTTTAGGACAGAAGAAAACGAATCTTCCTTCcattaggaaggaagaaaaaatgaaccAAACTGGCCCCACAGGACCCTTGTGGCCTTGGAGGTCTCAGATCCAAGGTGGGGAGCAGCACGAGGCTACCTTTTGAAGAGCAAGTCCTACCTGGGTCACATTGTTGGACGCCCCCTTGTTGTTTGTGAGCTTTAGTTTCCCAAATGAAACTTCCTGGCGCATCCAGTGTGCTCCCGTGTTGGGGGAATCTGGGTGGACGTACAGGCGGTTTCCTGTGGACAGTTCACCTCTTTGACAAGCAGTCCCCAGAACAGAACCCTGGTGATGTGGGGCTTTGCCTGTCCCGAGAGAGACGTAAGGAAGGACGCAGGGGGAGAACCAGGCAGGGAAGGGTAGAGGACTCAACAGAGGACAGGCTAGAGCAAAGCAGGAAGCCAGAAAGAGGTGGGATGCAGTGGCTTGGGATGGAGTGGGAGGGGGATTAAAGGTCTAGGAATTAGGGGTAGGGGCCTGAGGGGCCCACCAGGGGGCGCCCAGTCCCAGTGAAACAGAGCCCTTCGCTCCCAGGGGTCGCGCACCTGGCATGCTGCCCTCGGCCTTTCCACACTGCACCCACTTGCCGCTCTGGTACCGCCAGTGGTGCTGGTCCACCAAGACCACGTCCACAAACATCCTGTAGTGGCTAGTGGGCTCCAGCCCAGCCACTGTAAATGACAGGAATGGGAACATCCgcctggagagaagagagaaacccCCCAGCACCCATCAGCTCCAGCTCGACAGCCAGTCCCCCCTGCAACAGCGCCCAGGCATCAGTGGTGTGCTGTAGCCGGCTTCCTCCCACTTACAAGAACCAGCTGGAAGGTGTTTAGGGAGTTTGCCAGCCAGTGGTTAAACACagccataattaaaaattaaattatataaacttgcAATGCAAGACATTATATTAACAGTcaaagtaggctgggtgcagtggctcatgcctgtaatcccagcactttgggaggccgaggtgggcggatcacctgaggtcaagagttcgagaccagcctggccaacatggcaaaagcctgtctctactaaaaagtacaaaaaaaaaaaaaaaaaaaaaaaattagctgggtgtggcggcaggtgcctgtaatcctagctactcaggaggctgaggcaggagaatggcttgaacccagaaggcagaggttacagtgagctgagatcgcgccactgcactccagctggacgacaagagcaagactccatctcaaaaaaaaaaaaaaaaatcaaagtaataaaaactcaaaaatcatCCCTGCCCAGTTATTTTACGACGTTTTACTATTGTCTGCGCTGTCGAGGTTACTTCCATCTATCACAGCTGCATGGAGGAGGTACTAAATCACCGTGCACTGTGCGTCTCTTCCCAGCTCTGCGTTCAATGACTCACATGAGTCGCTTGAAATCATCCATAGcaggagtatttacaccacagggATCAGCAAATACTACAAAttagagctttttaaaatgttctttaggACAGTCAGTTGCTCGACATCTACCTGCACACCCTTGTCTCTAACCTTAGCTGCTTCCTAGGAGGGGGCACCAGCCAGTTCTCTACAGGCAGTTCCTGGAAGGTCCTCATGCCTCAGTTCCCCACCCACCCTCTCTGCTGTGGCTCTCACAGTGCTAACACACTCCCAGCCCCATGACACCCACTCACAGGCCCTCCCTCTCCCATGCTGCTGGGTCTGCCACCTGCGGTATGGCCTACCCTCAGCCTTCAGAGAAGTTGCACACATCCTAGTTGAACAGGGAGCTTCCCATCCACCTGAAAGAAGGCTCTATTGAACACAGGGCTCAAGCTCAAAGTCCTTGTTTGCAGGAAAAGTAGAGGAAGTTAGGGGGTGGGATGCTGTATGATTCTGCAATCGTGCCAGAGTAACAGATTCAGAAAAGAAGCACTCTTCTACCGTCACCATCTCCACCACTAACACCTTCACtacccccatcaccaccaccgcTACAACCagcaccatcaccaccagcagCACTGTAACCACCCATCACCACTATCACAGCCACCGACACTATAACCCCCCCTCCACCATCACAACTACC encodes:
- the TBX21 gene encoding T-box transcription factor TBX21, whose protein sequence is MGIVELGCGDMLTGTEPMPASDEGREPGADPQHRYFYPEPGAQDAAERRGGGSLGSPYPGGALVPAPPSRFLGAYAYPPRPQAAGFPGAGESFPPPAGAEGYQPGEGYAAPDPRAGLYPGPREDYALPAGLEVSGKLRVALNNHLLWSKFNQHQTEMIITKQGRRMFPFLSFTVAGLEPTSHYRMFVDVVLVDQHHWRYQSGKWVQCGKAEGSMPGNRLYVHPDSPNTGAHWMRQEVSFGKLKLTNNKGASNNVTQMIVLQSLHKYQPRLHIVEVNDGEPEAACNASNTHIFTFQETQFIAVTAYQNAEITQLKIDNNPFAKGFRENFESMYASVDNSIPSPPGPNCQFLGGDHYSPLLPNQYPVPSRFYPDLPGQAKDVVPQPYWLGAPRDHSYEAEFRAVSMKPAFLPSAPGPTMSYYRGQEVLAPGAGWPVAPQYPPKMGPASWFRPMRTLPMEPSPGGSEGRGPEDQGPPLVWTEIAPIRPESSDSGLGEGDSKRRRVSPYPSSGDSSSPAGAPSPFDKETEGQFYNYFPN